CCCGACCCAGCCGGCGCCGCCGATGGCGCGCTCGAACCCCCGCGCGACGTGGCGCAGGACGGCGTCCCCATCTGCCAGTTGAACCGTTTGTTGACCGAGCGGAAGTCGTCGACGTCGACGAACGCGACCGACAGCGGGCGTCCGGTCTCCCGGGCCAGCCAGACCTCCCGCTCGAGCCGACGGTCCAGGGTCCGCCGGTTCGGCAGCCCGGTCAGCCCGTCGCGGTCCGCCTCGTCCCGGATGCCGGAGATCACCCGAACGCCCTGCGAGATGATCGCGTCGAACGTGCGACGGGAGAGCACCCGGACGAGGTCCTCGAACGCCTGCTGCTCCACCCCATGGTCACCGGCGCTGAGCTCGTACTCGTCGAAGGTGACGAGCCGGCCGCCACCGTTCGCCCAGCCGGCGGGCGAGCAGGCGCGGGTGCAGCCCGGCCGGCTCCACCGCCGCGCCGGGCGGCACGGCGGACAGCAGTCGAGGCACGTTGGCCAGCGACTCGGTCTCCAGCAGGAGCAGCAGCGGCATGCCACCGCCGGCCTTGTGGGCGCGGTGCGGCCAGGCGTGGGCGTCCAGGACGACGACGTCGGCAACCGCGTCCTCGGGGACGAGCTTCACCTGCTCGTCGGCAAGCGCGTGGACGAGCTCGGCCGGCAGCGAGTCGGCCAGCCAACGAACGCGAAGCGGTCCCACCCCTGTCACTCCCCTCCCGGCGACGTGATCGCGTCTGGCGGTCGGCATCGCCTAGTGACTGCGCAAACTCGGCCGAACAGTTGGTGTGGATCGATCGACTGCGACTAGCTAGTTGTCACGAACGAATCAAAGGGGTTAGTGGCCTGCTCCCGGAGGACTGCCTGGGCGATCTTCCCCAGGCGGTCAGGGGGAGCAGCGTGGCCAGCAGCATCGTGAGCCAGCCCTGCCCTGAGCGTGCAGTCACCTCCAGGCGAGTTGGCCTGACTCTGGCCGATCACGCATCGGGCTGGCAGGGGCCGTTTCCGAGTAGTGCGAGCCCGGTGAGGTCGCCGCCCTGGTACGCAGTGAGGTGAGCGTTGTTTCCGCTGGGCCACATGATCTGGTTGGGGTCGTTCACGTGGGCGAGGCCGACGAGATGGCCGAGTTCGTGGAGGATGACGGACCTGCCGACTCCCCCGCCGTAGGCCGAGGACACCTGGCCGATCTTGACCGGGTCGAGGTAGACGATGCCGGTGACGTGCACGAAGTCTCCGTTGGGCGCCTCGACGCGGATGGGGCCTGCCTCGCCGGCGACGTCGATGCCGAAGTCGGGGACTTCGGCGGGGGTGGCCCAGGCCACGAGCCCGGGGGCCCACCGGTTGCCGTAGGTCTTGGGCTGGTGGTCGGATCGGTCGGTGCTGCTGGGTGCCTCGGCTGTGGTGCCGTCGTTGACGAACTTCAGTCCGGTGGCCGCGGATAGGCGCGCGAGCGACTCAGCGAGCATCTGGTCTCCGTTGGCCGGGGCGTTCGCCTCTCGGACGACGTAGTGGATGGGGCGGCACGGTGACCAGGTGACCGGGGTGACGCCGTTGGCCTGCTTGTCCTCGAATCGTTAGTGCGTGGTGGTCGGTCCAGGGGCCGGCGGGGTTGGCGCCGGGTCGAGTCGCTTGGGGGACTCCTCGTGCCCGGGCGGTAGCGCGTCTGCGGGTGCCGGGGCAGCGCCCGCCTGAGCCGCCCACGGGACCGTCGGCCCGACGCCGAACTGCGCAGCTAGCGCGACGGCGATTGCGAACACGCCGACTATGGCGATTCCCTTGCCCTACTTTGCGGCTCGAGAGGTCCGCGAGACTCGGGGGGCGGGTGACGCGCGGAACAGGACCGGTTCGACGGTGCGTCCGGCTGCTTCGTCCATCACCCACTTGGGGACGCGACCGCTCGACGAACGGGACGTCTTCCTGGTGGCGACCACTCGAGTCAGTCACTCTTCCCCCTTCGGGTCGTCCGGACTCGGACCGGGCTGGTGTTTGTGCTGGCCGTCGGGTGGGGCGGCCATCCGAAGTCGAGGCGCTGGGACCAAGTCAGGCTCCTGCCGCGTGCCTCGGCTCATGACGTCCCCCCCAGGGTTGTTCGCTGCGGTCGACGACGGACCGGGGGACATCCTGTCAGCGGGCAACAAGTTGCCTCCGGGAAAACAAGCAAGGTATGAGGTGAGCGGCATGGCCCGCTCGCCGAGCGGCGAGGACCGACTCTGAGAGGCACGCGCCCCCATGGCCGC
This is a stretch of genomic DNA from Actinomycetes bacterium. It encodes these proteins:
- a CDS encoding matrixin family metalloprotease; translation: MLAESLARLSAATGLKFVNDGTTAEAPSSTDRSDHQPKTYGNRWAPGLVAWATPAEVPDFGIDVAGEAGPIRVEAPNGDFVHVTGIVYLDPVKIGQVSSAYGGGVGRSVILHELGHLVGLAHVNDPNQIMWPSGNNAHLTAYQGGDLTGLALLGNGPCQPDA
- a CDS encoding GGDEF domain-containing protein, producing the protein MEQQAFEDLVRVLSRRTFDAIISQGVRVISGIRDEADRDGLTGLPNRRTLDRRLEREVWLARETGRPLSVAFVDVDDFRSVNKRFNWQMGTPSCATSRGGSSAPSAAPAGSGATAARSSAWCCAATSWHRPGTSWKGAGARPRSTTSP